One genomic segment of Helianthus annuus cultivar XRQ/B chromosome 14, HanXRQr2.0-SUNRISE, whole genome shotgun sequence includes these proteins:
- the LOC110908497 gene encoding 3-isopropylmalate dehydratase large subunit, chloroplastic gives MATSSFISTRLSSGPSIHTPISKKNKLSTKIMAVMTPQTSDRKPSTTGSVKTGMTMTEKIFARASERTQLSPGENVWVNVDVFMTHDICGPGVIGVFKREFGDDAKVWDREKVVIIPDHYIFTSDERANRNVDIIRDFSNEQNIKYFYDITDRGDFKANPDYKGVCHIALAQEGHCRPGEILVGTDSHTCTAGAFGQFATGIGNTDAGFVLGTGKILLKVPPTLRFVLDGEMPDYLLAKDLILHIIGEISVSGATYKAMEFVGTTIETLSMEERMTLCNMVIEAGGKNGIVPADATTFKYLEDKTSVSYEPVYSDAQAGYVAEYRIDVTKLEPLVAKPHSPDNRGLARECKDIKLDRVYIGSCTGGKTEDFLAAAKLLLASGDKVKVPTYIVPATQKVWMDLYTLPVPGSGGKTCWQIFEQAGCNSPNSPSCGACMGGPLDTYARMNEPQVCLSTTNRNFPGRMGHKEGQIYLASPYTAAASALTGFVTDPRDFLH, from the exons ATGGCGACTTCATCTTTCATCTCTACACGTCTCTCTTCAGGACCCTCCATTCACACCCCAATCTCCAAGaaaaacaaactttcaacaaaGATCATGGCCGTTATGACACCACAAACATCTGACCGCAAACCATCAACCACTGGTTCA GTGAAAACAGGGATGACAATGACAGAGAAGATCTTTGCTCGAGCTTCTGAGCGAACCCAGTTGAGCCCTGGTGAGAATGTTTGGGTCAATGTTGACGTTTTTATGACCCATGATATTTGTGGCCCGGGTGTCATAGGGGTATTCAAGAGAGAGTTTGGAGATGATGCAAAG GTATGGGACCGTGAAAAGGTTGTCATCATACCCGACCATTATATATTCACAAGTGATGAAAGAGCAAACCGAAATGTTGATATCATAAGGGACTTCTCCAACGAGCAAAACATCAAGTACTTCTATGATATAACCGATCGTGGTGATTTCAAg GCTAATCCTGATTATAAAGGTGTATGCCATATTGCTCTTGCACAAGAAGGCCATTGCAGACCTGGAGAG ATCTTAGTTGGTACCGATTCTCACACGTGTACAGCTGGAGCATTCGGCCAGTTTGCTACAGGTATCGGAAATACAGATGCTGGTTTTGTGTTAGGGACCGGAAAAATTTTGCTCAAG GTGCCTCCAACTTTAAGATTTGTGCTGGATGGAGAAATGCCAGATTATCTCCTTGCAAAGGATTTGATTCTACAT ATAATCGGTGAAATATCAGTATCTGGTGCAACTTATAAAGCAATGGAGTTTGTTGGTACAACTATTGAAACTCTATCt ATGGAAGAAAGAATGACATTATGCAATATGGTTATTGAAGCCGGGGGTAAGAATGGTATTGTTCCAGCCGACGCTACTACGTTTAAATACCTCGAG GACAAAACTTCTGTGTCATATGAACCGGTCTACAGCGATGCTCAAGCAGG ATATGTGGCCGAGTATCGAATTGATGTCACGAAACTGGAACCACTTGTGGCAAAG CCTCATTCTCCGGATAATCGTGGTTTAGCAAGGGAATGCAAAGATATTAAACTAGACAGAGTATATATCGGATCGTGCACTGGAGGCAAAACTGAGGATTTTCTAGCTGCTGCTAAACTTTTGCTAGCTTCT GGGGATAAGGTCAAAGTTCCCACATACATTGTTCCAGCTACACAAAAG GTGTGGATGGACTTGTATACACTACCAGTGCCAGGATCTGGTGGCAAAACGTGTTGGCAAATATTTGAACAAGCGGGGTGTAATTCACCTAATAGTCCTAGTTGTGGCGCTTGTATGGGTGGTCCACTCGATACTTATGCACGCATGAATGAACCTCAG GTTTGTTTGTCAACTACTAACCGAAACTTTCCGGGTCGAATGGGACACAAAGAAGGTCAAATATATCTGGCTTCTCCTTATACTGCTGCAGCTTCGGCTTTGACCGGTTTTGTTACTGATCCAAGAGACTTTCTGCATTGA